One Coleofasciculus chthonoplastes PCC 7420 DNA window includes the following coding sequences:
- the polA gene encoding DNA polymerase I, whose protein sequence is MSQSTPVSNSSPSADSTTAEKPLFILVDGHSLAFRSYYAFAKGRDGGLRTKSGIPTSVCFGFLKSLLEVISSQQPQAMAVTFDLELPTFRHKADDTYKADRPETPEDFIPDLQNLKELLTALNLPVLAVPGYEADDVLATLAHRATDEGYQVKILTGDRDLFQLIDPQKSITVLYLSHKALKSGSSTGLEEYSTQGVKNKLGITPEQVVDYKALCGDKSDNIPGVRGIGEKTAVKLLNDFGSLEGIYASLDQIKGAVKTKLETGKQDAEHSKYLAQLAFDAPVDVELKAGKLEGFDTSVLKPFLQKLEFEFFLKKIDEIQQRFGGNVVEDTGTESDPSVEDNSPDLSFWTADETEDYQKQAAASCPIQPRIIDTKDKLDQLVDILENCTNIETPVAWDTETSDLKPRNAELVGIGCCWGLEATDTAYIPIAHNQGQNLDQQTVLEALRPILERDRYPKVLQNVKFDRLVLRTQGIKLAGVVMDTMLASYVLNPDNSHNLNSLTERYFPQIQLKSYKDLKIPKGKTIAELSSKTVANYCGMQVYATFKLVPKLREKLEAIPAIEKLLLEVEQPLEPVLAQMEYQGIRIDTAYLKELSESLEKKLVDIEQNAYKQAGEEFNLGSPKQLSELLFEKLNLDRRKSRKMKTGYSTDHATLEKLQGDHPVIDTILEHRTLSKLKSTYVDALPKLVHKDTQRIHTDFNQTITSTGRLSSSNPNLQNIPIRTAFSRQIRKAFLPESGWLLVSADYSQIELRILAHLSQEPVLVETYRNNQDIHAVTAKLLFEKETVTPEERRLGKTINFGVIYGMGPQRFAREAGVSAAEGKEFIDRLKQRYPKVFGYLEQMKGDAIAKGYVETILGRRRYFEFNSNRLRDAKGKNPQEIDLDEFKGIGQYDSGLLRAAANAPIQGSSADIIKIAMVKMHEVLQDYQARLLLQVHDELVFEVPPDEWEELQPKIRETMESAVELTVPLVVDVSEGENWMEAK, encoded by the coding sequence ATGTCTCAATCAACGCCTGTGTCTAATTCTTCTCCCTCTGCCGATTCAACAACGGCAGAAAAACCACTATTTATTCTGGTTGACGGTCATTCTCTCGCGTTTCGTTCCTATTACGCCTTCGCCAAAGGACGAGATGGGGGACTGCGAACCAAAAGTGGAATACCCACCAGTGTGTGTTTTGGCTTTCTCAAATCCTTGTTAGAGGTGATCAGTTCCCAGCAACCTCAGGCGATGGCGGTGACGTTTGACCTAGAATTGCCCACGTTTCGCCACAAAGCTGACGATACCTATAAAGCCGATAGACCGGAAACACCGGAAGACTTTATCCCGGATTTGCAGAATCTCAAAGAATTGCTGACGGCGTTGAATTTACCCGTATTGGCGGTTCCGGGCTATGAGGCTGATGATGTTTTAGCCACCTTGGCACATCGGGCGACTGATGAAGGGTATCAGGTAAAAATTTTAACCGGCGATCGCGACCTATTTCAACTCATCGATCCACAAAAGTCAATTACAGTTCTCTATCTCAGCCATAAGGCATTAAAAAGCGGCAGTTCCACTGGACTGGAAGAATATAGCACCCAAGGGGTAAAAAATAAACTGGGTATTACACCCGAACAGGTGGTGGATTACAAAGCCCTTTGTGGCGATAAATCCGATAATATTCCCGGAGTGAGGGGAATTGGCGAAAAAACGGCGGTTAAGTTACTGAATGATTTTGGTTCCCTAGAAGGGATTTATGCATCTCTCGATCAGATTAAAGGTGCGGTAAAAACGAAACTGGAAACCGGAAAGCAAGACGCTGAACATTCTAAGTACTTAGCGCAATTGGCATTTGATGCACCTGTGGATGTGGAATTAAAGGCGGGCAAGTTAGAGGGGTTTGATACCTCTGTACTTAAGCCTTTCTTACAAAAACTGGAATTCGAGTTTTTCTTAAAGAAAATTGACGAAATTCAGCAGCGTTTTGGTGGAAACGTGGTGGAAGATACAGGGACAGAATCAGACCCCTCGGTTGAAGACAATAGTCCTGATCTGTCTTTCTGGACAGCCGATGAAACAGAAGACTATCAGAAACAAGCGGCAGCCAGTTGTCCAATTCAACCTAGAATTATTGATACAAAAGATAAATTAGACCAACTGGTCGATATTTTGGAAAACTGTACGAACATAGAAACTCCAGTGGCTTGGGATACAGAAACCAGTGATTTGAAGCCACGGAACGCCGAACTGGTGGGTATTGGTTGCTGTTGGGGACTTGAAGCAACAGATACTGCTTATATCCCGATCGCCCATAACCAGGGTCAGAATTTAGACCAACAGACCGTTCTAGAAGCACTGCGTCCTATTTTAGAGCGCGATCGCTATCCCAAAGTGCTACAAAATGTAAAGTTTGATCGTCTGGTGTTGCGGACTCAGGGGATTAAACTAGCTGGGGTAGTCATGGATACGATGCTAGCCAGTTATGTCCTCAATCCAGATAATAGTCATAACCTCAATAGCTTAACGGAGCGCTACTTCCCCCAAATTCAGCTAAAAAGCTACAAAGACTTAAAGATTCCCAAAGGAAAAACCATTGCTGAATTGAGTAGCAAAACAGTGGCAAATTACTGTGGGATGCAAGTTTATGCCACGTTTAAACTAGTGCCAAAACTGCGAGAAAAACTGGAGGCAATTCCAGCGATAGAAAAGTTGTTGCTGGAAGTTGAACAACCTCTAGAACCTGTGTTAGCCCAGATGGAATATCAAGGAATTCGTATTGATACGGCTTATCTCAAAGAACTCTCGGAATCTCTAGAAAAGAAACTCGTAGACATTGAACAGAACGCTTACAAGCAAGCCGGAGAAGAATTTAATTTAGGATCTCCAAAACAGTTAAGTGAATTACTGTTTGAAAAACTGAATCTCGACCGCCGCAAGTCGCGCAAAATGAAAACAGGGTACTCCACGGATCATGCCACATTGGAAAAGCTACAAGGGGATCATCCGGTTATTGATACCATTCTCGAACACCGCACCCTCTCTAAGTTAAAATCCACTTATGTTGATGCTTTGCCGAAACTGGTTCATAAAGATACCCAACGCATACATACTGATTTTAATCAAACCATAACCAGCACGGGGCGTCTATCCTCATCGAATCCTAATTTACAGAATATTCCGATTCGGACGGCGTTTAGTCGCCAAATTCGCAAAGCATTTTTACCGGAATCGGGTTGGTTATTAGTATCCGCAGACTATTCCCAAATTGAGTTACGGATTTTAGCACATCTGAGTCAAGAACCCGTACTGGTGGAAACCTACCGGAATAATCAGGATATTCACGCAGTAACGGCTAAATTATTGTTTGAAAAAGAAACCGTAACACCAGAGGAACGGCGATTGGGTAAAACGATTAACTTTGGCGTGATTTACGGTATGGGACCCCAGCGATTTGCTAGGGAAGCGGGGGTATCGGCGGCAGAAGGAAAGGAGTTTATTGACCGATTGAAGCAGCGTTATCCCAAAGTATTCGGGTATTTGGAGCAAATGAAAGGGGACGCGATCGCGAAGGGTTATGTTGAGACGATTTTAGGACGCCGCCGTTACTTTGAGTTCAATAGCAACAGACTGCGCGATGCTAAAGGTAAAAATCCCCAAGAGATTGATCTTGACGAATTCAAGGGAATTGGTCAATATGACTCTGGGTTGCTCCGAGCTGCTGCCAATGCTCCGATTCAAGGATCTAGTGCTGATATTATCAAAATTGCTATGGTAAAAATGCATGAAGTTTTACAGGATTACCAGGCGCGATTACTGTTACAAGTTCATGATGAATTAGTCTTTGAAGTTCCACCGGATGAATGGGAGGAGTTGCAACCAAAAATTCGAGAGACGATGGAATCAGCAGTTGAGTTGACTGTACCGTTAGTGGTAGATGTGAGTGAAGGGGAAAATTGGATGGAAGCGAAGTAG
- a CDS encoding acyl-CoA thioesterase, with product MSDNSQSSAQLPPTSAIQSHSLTATTEHWFEYPVRAHPHHSDYAGVVWHGNYITWMEEARVECLRSIGIEYAELVAMGCELPVVDLSVRYHRPLRMGQTAIVKTRMTDMDGVRIYWDYQIQSPDSKELYVTGRVTLVAVDREKGKILRQLPSAVKDALVKLSL from the coding sequence ATGTCTGACAATTCTCAATCTTCGGCTCAACTTCCACCCACCAGCGCCATCCAAAGTCATTCTTTAACCGCCACAACCGAACACTGGTTTGAATATCCGGTGCGGGCACATCCTCACCACAGTGATTATGCAGGCGTGGTTTGGCATGGTAATTATATAACCTGGATGGAAGAAGCACGGGTAGAATGCTTACGATCTATCGGCATCGAATATGCTGAATTAGTGGCGATGGGATGTGAATTACCCGTGGTTGACCTCTCTGTGCGTTATCACCGTCCGCTTCGTATGGGTCAAACCGCTATTGTCAAAACCCGGATGACGGATATGGACGGCGTTCGCATCTATTGGGATTACCAGATTCAATCGCCTGATAGTAAAGAACTCTATGTAACCGGTCGGGTGACGTTAGTGGCTGTTGACCGGGAGAAAGGCAAGATTCTGCGACAATTGCCGTCAGCCGTCAAAGATGCACTTGTAAAGCTTTCCCTTTAA
- a CDS encoding PAS domain S-box protein — protein MGTILGTPPMYHKLKQLWLAITNNRGDNHPRSPNSPLQTPIPLLLYPETQSQADNSDEIQELKRINQQLRREIAEREQVEQVWRERETYYRNIVENANSLILRIDTQGTITFLNEFAQQFLGYPEAEILGHSAAETIIPETETSGRDLTTLIQDIIQHPDQYRYHENENIRRDGSRVWIGWTNKALIDGSGQVTGILCIGHDITERHLAQNALRLMNEQLEQRVAERTAALTVTNEQLRQEITERQRAQETEQQLIASLQAAKDQLQAILDAVPGCVSWMGTDLKYQGVNSYLGKTFGLSAAAFVGKELGFMNSTPGFKDFIAQFFASPLQEAKREIETLIGDNCRYYLLVAQKYQQGQAAVCVSVDITELKRTEEALRLSEEKFAKAFRCCPNSITISTLADGRYIEVNETFMRYSGYQRQEVIGRTAEELNIWVHPEDRDRMVHSLQHNGAITNQEYEFRTKSGEILIGLLSAEIINLRGERCLLALTHDITQRKLAEQRLKESEIQYRAIFEATTDGLIISDLDGQLVEANPAACQMHGYSYSEFIHLDPERFIHPDSHSIFYEYLTAVRQGVPFQREAVDLRSDGTPFPIEVRGTGFMYKGKPHLLAVVRDITEQKQAEARLREAAERDRLLGEIAARIRRSLDLNEIMNTTVAEVRQFLQADRVLISYMDGAMHGKVVAESVADNFSSCWDLAVENDEYLQELIALFEHTDVQVINDTALWETSPERAEYLDQFQVRAALAVAIVVDEQMYGLLVVHQCTSPRQWQALEVDLLRRLATQVAIAIKQGRLYQQLSELNTNLEYQVEERTAQLQQKMQELQELNQIKDVFLHAVSHDLRTPVMGMLMVLKNLLNSYFSTLDQESRTNDQGHKTIPVPRSIVERMIQSSDRQLNLINSLLEIHAAESYGIPCECEPLQLSQLIQEILTELQPLLAKNQVTLTNQVADDLPFVSADVKQLWRVFENIITNAMKHNPPGIHLTLSATVVEDAVEGEKVRCAIADNGVGMEQQQCDRLFDLYYRGASSRSLSGIGLGLYLCRQIIKAHGGEIGVISSPGEGTTFLFTLLTSSTSQR, from the coding sequence TTGGGAACCATTCTCGGAACGCCACCGATGTATCACAAGCTCAAACAGCTCTGGCTAGCCATTACCAACAACCGAGGCGATAACCACCCGCGATCGCCTAATTCTCCTCTGCAAACTCCTATCCCCCTGTTATTGTACCCTGAGACTCAATCTCAAGCCGACAACTCAGACGAGATCCAGGAATTAAAACGGATCAATCAGCAACTACGGCGCGAGATTGCAGAACGAGAACAGGTTGAGCAGGTATGGCGAGAGCGAGAGACTTATTATCGAAACATTGTCGAAAATGCCAATAGCCTGATTTTACGCATCGATACTCAAGGTACAATCACCTTTTTAAACGAATTTGCCCAACAGTTTTTGGGTTACCCGGAAGCAGAAATCCTGGGACATTCTGCGGCGGAGACGATTATTCCAGAAACCGAGACATCGGGACGGGACTTGACTACTCTGATCCAAGACATCATTCAACACCCCGATCAATACCGCTACCACGAAAACGAAAATATCCGGCGGGATGGTAGTCGCGTCTGGATAGGGTGGACGAATAAAGCGCTCATTGATGGATCAGGACAAGTGACAGGTATTCTCTGTATTGGTCACGATATCACCGAGCGTCATTTAGCTCAAAACGCTCTGCGCTTGATGAATGAACAATTGGAACAGCGAGTTGCTGAACGCACAGCGGCGTTAACCGTAACCAATGAGCAATTGCGCCAGGAAATTACTGAACGTCAACGGGCGCAGGAAACGGAACAGCAGTTAATCGCTTCACTGCAAGCGGCGAAAGACCAGTTACAAGCGATTTTAGATGCTGTACCCGGATGTGTGTCCTGGATGGGGACAGATTTGAAGTACCAAGGCGTTAACAGTTATCTAGGTAAGACATTCGGATTATCCGCTGCAGCATTTGTGGGGAAGGAACTGGGGTTTATGAATTCCACCCCCGGATTTAAGGACTTTATTGCCCAGTTTTTTGCTAGTCCCCTCCAGGAAGCCAAGCGAGAAATTGAAACCTTGATTGGTGATAACTGTCGGTATTATTTATTGGTTGCTCAGAAATACCAACAGGGTCAAGCCGCTGTCTGTGTCAGCGTGGATATTACTGAACTCAAACGCACCGAAGAGGCGTTACGGTTGAGTGAGGAAAAGTTTGCTAAAGCCTTTCGCTGTTGTCCCAACTCGATTACGATTAGCACCTTAGCAGATGGACGGTATATCGAGGTCAACGAAACCTTTATGCGGTATTCCGGCTATCAGCGCCAAGAGGTGATTGGTCGCACCGCTGAGGAATTGAATATCTGGGTGCATCCTGAGGATCGCGATCGCATGGTTCATAGTCTACAGCACAACGGTGCGATTACGAATCAAGAATATGAGTTTCGCACCAAATCGGGTGAGATTCTCATTGGTTTACTCTCCGCCGAGATTATTAATTTAAGGGGAGAACGGTGCTTACTGGCACTAACCCATGATATTACCCAGCGTAAATTAGCTGAACAGCGTCTCAAAGAGAGTGAAATCCAATATCGGGCAATTTTTGAAGCCACGACAGATGGCTTAATTATTAGCGATTTAGACGGGCAACTCGTGGAGGCAAATCCAGCCGCGTGTCAAATGCATGGTTATTCCTATTCAGAGTTTATCCATCTTGATCCCGAACGTTTTATTCATCCCGACTCCCATTCAATATTTTATGAGTATCTTACTGCTGTCAGACAGGGAGTTCCCTTTCAGCGGGAAGCGGTGGATTTGCGTTCTGATGGTACGCCGTTTCCCATTGAGGTACGGGGAACCGGGTTTATGTACAAAGGAAAACCCCATCTTTTAGCCGTGGTGCGGGATATTACAGAACAAAAGCAAGCCGAAGCCCGGTTACGAGAAGCGGCTGAACGCGATCGTTTGTTGGGAGAAATTGCGGCTCGAATTCGCCGATCGCTGGATCTGAATGAAATTATGAATACGACCGTAGCAGAAGTGCGCCAGTTCCTGCAAGCGGATCGGGTTCTGATTAGTTATATGGATGGGGCAATGCATGGCAAAGTTGTGGCAGAATCCGTGGCGGATAATTTTTCCTCCTGTTGGGATTTAGCAGTAGAAAACGATGAGTATCTTCAGGAGTTAATTGCTTTATTTGAACATACTGATGTCCAAGTTATTAACGATACCGCTCTTTGGGAAACGTCCCCGGAACGCGCCGAATATTTGGATCAATTTCAAGTGAGAGCCGCGTTAGCCGTGGCGATTGTCGTGGATGAGCAAATGTATGGCTTATTAGTGGTGCATCAATGCACAAGTCCGCGTCAGTGGCAAGCCTTGGAAGTGGATTTACTGCGCCGTCTAGCGACACAAGTAGCAATTGCGATTAAGCAGGGACGATTATATCAACAGCTTAGCGAACTGAATACGAACTTAGAGTATCAAGTTGAAGAAAGAACGGCACAATTGCAGCAAAAAATGCAGGAACTGCAAGAACTGAATCAAATCAAGGATGTGTTTTTACATGCGGTATCTCATGATTTACGTACACCCGTGATGGGGATGTTAATGGTCTTGAAGAATTTACTCAATAGTTATTTTTCTACGCTCGATCAAGAATCAAGGACAAATGACCAAGGACATAAGACAATTCCCGTCCCACGTTCTATTGTAGAGCGGATGATCCAAAGTAGCGATCGCCAGCTTAATTTAATTAATTCGTTATTGGAAATTCATGCGGCTGAATCTTATGGGATTCCTTGCGAGTGCGAACCATTACAATTGAGTCAACTCATTCAAGAGATTTTGACAGAGTTGCAACCGTTACTGGCAAAAAATCAAGTGACGTTGACCAATCAAGTTGCCGATGATTTACCATTTGTGAGTGCTGACGTCAAGCAATTGTGGCGAGTTTTTGAGAATATAATCACTAATGCAATGAAACATAACCCGCCCGGAATTCACCTAACCCTGAGTGCGACGGTGGTGGAGGATGCTGTTGAAGGAGAGAAAGTGCGTTGTGCGATCGCGGATAATGGGGTAGGGATGGAACAACAGCAGTGCGATCGCCTTTTTGATCTCTACTATCGCGGCGCTTCTTCTCGCAGTTTAAGTGGTATTGGTTTAGGATTGTATCTGTGTCGGCAAATTATTAAAGCACACGGCGGCGAAATTGGCGTGATTAGTTCTCCAGGAGAGGGAACAACTTTTTTGTTTACGTTACTCACATCTTCTACCAGTCAAAGGTAA
- the nusG gene encoding transcription termination/antitermination protein NusG translates to MSFAANESYDRDPQLQEAPSARWYAVQVASGCEKRVKTNLEQRVQTLDVADRILRVQIPQTPTVKIRKDGSRQHSEEKVFPGYVLVEMVMDDESWQVVKNTPNVINFVGAEQKRRYGRGRGHVKPVPLSPGEVERIFKHTEEQEPVIKVDMAVGDKIIVLSGPFKDFEGEVIEVSPERSKLKALLSIFGRDTPVELEFNQVEKTG, encoded by the coding sequence ATGAGTTTTGCAGCAAACGAATCATACGATCGCGATCCACAGCTCCAAGAAGCCCCATCTGCCCGTTGGTATGCGGTTCAGGTGGCATCCGGCTGTGAGAAGCGGGTAAAGACAAATCTAGAACAGCGAGTGCAAACCCTAGATGTCGCTGACCGAATCTTGAGAGTTCAGATTCCCCAAACCCCGACGGTAAAAATCCGTAAGGATGGGTCTCGCCAGCACTCTGAAGAAAAAGTCTTCCCTGGCTACGTCTTGGTAGAAATGGTCATGGATGATGAAAGCTGGCAGGTTGTCAAAAACACACCCAATGTGATTAATTTTGTAGGGGCAGAACAGAAACGTCGCTATGGACGAGGGCGAGGTCACGTTAAACCGGTACCCTTGAGTCCAGGAGAAGTCGAGCGGATCTTTAAGCACACCGAAGAACAAGAGCCTGTTATTAAAGTTGACATGGCTGTTGGTGACAAAATTATCGTGCTATCCGGTCCGTTTAAAGACTTTGAAGGCGAAGTAATTGAAGTTAGCCCCGAACGCAGTAAGCTCAAGGCGTTACTCTCCATTTTTGGGCGAGATACGCCAGTGGAACTAGAATTCAATCAGGTGGAAAAAACAGGCTAA
- the rplJ gene encoding 50S ribosomal protein L10 has protein sequence MGRTLDNKKEVVADLKELLSDSQLAIVIDYQGLSVAEITDLRNRLRPTGTVCKVTKNTLMRRAVEDDENWQPMTEFLVGSSAFMLVKDDVGGAIRAYQDFQKATKKTDFKGGVMQGQALSQDQVKAIADLPSKEELIGQIAGSINSIATKLAVGVNEVPASLGRCVNEVPGSLGRVLQALSAQKEGGG, from the coding sequence ATGGGCAGAACCCTAGACAACAAAAAGGAAGTCGTCGCTGATCTCAAGGAACTCTTGAGTGATTCGCAACTCGCCATCGTCATTGACTACCAGGGACTTTCTGTGGCGGAAATTACCGATTTGCGGAATCGGCTGCGTCCCACAGGCACAGTCTGTAAGGTGACGAAAAATACCCTGATGCGGCGGGCGGTTGAGGATGATGAAAACTGGCAACCCATGACCGAATTCTTGGTCGGTTCCTCCGCCTTCATGTTAGTCAAAGACGATGTAGGCGGTGCAATTCGGGCATATCAGGACTTCCAGAAAGCCACCAAAAAAACTGACTTCAAGGGTGGCGTGATGCAAGGTCAAGCCCTGAGTCAAGACCAAGTTAAGGCGATTGCCGACTTGCCGTCTAAAGAAGAACTCATCGGGCAGATTGCAGGTTCGATTAATTCCATCGCCACTAAACTGGCTGTGGGTGTCAACGAAGTACCTGCATCCCTGGGTCGCTGTGTCAACGAAGTTCCGGGATCACTGGGTCGCGTGTTACAAGCGCTCTCCGCTCAGAAAGAAGGTGGCGGTTAA
- the rplA gene encoding 50S ribosomal protein L1, protein MPRKLSRRLQELHSKVEERPYEPTEALKLLKETATAKFPESAEAHIRLGIDPKYTDQQLRTTVSLPKGTGQVVRVAVIAKGEKVTEATNAGADIAGSEELIGEIQNGMMDFDRLIATPDMMPQVAKLGRLLGPRGLMPSPKGGTVTFDLTQAIEEFKAGKLEFRADRTGIVHVMFGKASFSAEDLLVNLKSLQETIDRNRPSGAKGRFWRSIFISATMGPAIEVDIPSLRDMKAAEAA, encoded by the coding sequence ATGCCTAGAAAACTATCACGTCGATTACAGGAATTACACAGCAAGGTTGAAGAGCGACCTTATGAACCTACGGAAGCCCTGAAGCTGTTAAAAGAAACCGCAACGGCAAAATTCCCGGAATCCGCCGAAGCCCATATCCGCTTGGGAATTGATCCCAAATATACCGATCAGCAACTGCGGACAACCGTATCCCTACCCAAAGGAACGGGTCAGGTGGTACGAGTCGCGGTGATTGCTAAAGGTGAAAAAGTCACCGAAGCCACGAATGCGGGGGCAGATATCGCCGGATCTGAAGAATTAATTGGCGAAATCCAAAATGGCATGATGGATTTTGACCGCTTGATTGCCACACCAGACATGATGCCCCAAGTGGCGAAGTTAGGACGCCTCCTCGGACCCAGGGGCTTGATGCCTTCCCCAAAAGGCGGTACTGTTACCTTCGACCTAACCCAGGCGATCGAAGAATTCAAAGCAGGGAAACTTGAATTTCGTGCCGATCGCACAGGCATCGTTCATGTTATGTTTGGTAAGGCTTCCTTTTCTGCCGAAGACTTGTTGGTCAACCTCAAGTCCTTGCAGGAAACGATTGACCGCAATCGTCCCTCCGGGGCGAAAGGTCGCTTTTGGCGCAGTATATTTATCAGTGCGACCATGGGACCGGCGATTGAAGTCGATATCCCTAGCTTACGGGACATGAAAGCAGCTGAAGCTGCGTAA
- the rplK gene encoding 50S ribosomal protein L11 encodes MAKKIVAVIKLALPAGKANPAPPVGPALGQHGVNIMAFCKEYNAKTADQAGMVIPVEISVFEDRSFTFILKTPPASVLIKKAAGIEKGASEPNRQKVATITKAQLQEIAQTKMPDLNANDIEAAMKIVEGTARNMGVAIAE; translated from the coding sequence ATGGCAAAAAAAATCGTTGCAGTTATTAAGTTGGCACTCCCAGCCGGGAAAGCCAACCCTGCTCCCCCTGTTGGACCGGCACTCGGTCAACATGGGGTGAATATCATGGCGTTTTGTAAAGAATACAACGCCAAGACCGCCGACCAAGCGGGAATGGTTATCCCCGTGGAAATCTCGGTGTTTGAGGATCGTAGTTTTACCTTTATCCTCAAAACCCCGCCCGCATCCGTGCTGATCAAAAAAGCAGCCGGGATTGAAAAAGGCGCCAGTGAACCCAATCGGCAAAAAGTCGCCACGATTACAAAGGCGCAACTGCAAGAAATCGCCCAGACGAAAATGCCTGACCTCAATGCTAATGATATTGAAGCAGCCATGAAAATCGTCGAAGGGACTGCCCGGAATATGGGCGTCGCGATCGCAGAATAG
- a CDS encoding outer membrane beta-barrel protein: protein MKRNLKSFVTFSTLAATAIAPVLLSADMASAKPTGTDANYIGAGVAAGVTNGGQNNDAATFGGNIQGRVTTSKAPVSLRGAVLFSDDTSAIMPIVSYDVPVTNNANVYVGAGYSFIEEDGQPTPLGNKNAPVVTVGAEAQFGRNIVVYGDTKLGIEAYEDSPASAVSIQAGAGYRF from the coding sequence ATGAAACGCAACCTTAAGTCTTTTGTTACCTTTTCAACCCTAGCTGCTACCGCGATCGCGCCTGTTTTATTATCGGCTGATATGGCGTCTGCCAAGCCCACGGGAACTGATGCCAACTATATCGGTGCTGGTGTCGCTGCAGGCGTGACCAACGGTGGACAAAATAACGATGCCGCAACATTTGGCGGGAATATTCAAGGTCGTGTAACGACTTCAAAAGCGCCAGTTTCTCTGCGCGGTGCTGTTCTATTCAGCGATGATACCAGCGCCATTATGCCAATTGTTTCCTACGATGTTCCTGTTACGAACAACGCTAATGTTTATGTAGGTGCTGGCTATTCCTTCATTGAAGAAGACGGACAACCAACTCCATTAGGAAACAAAAATGCGCCTGTGGTAACAGTCGGTGCTGAAGCTCAATTTGGTCGCAATATTGTGGTTTATGGCGATACAAAACTCGGTATCGAAGCCTACGAAGATAGTCCAGCGTCTGCGGTTAGTATCCAAGCGGGTGCGGGTTACCGCTTCTAA
- a CDS encoding HNH endonuclease, whose amino-acid sequence MICQLCERDVERLTIHHLIPRQKAKKKKAETIPTAMICSACHRQIHSLFDNTHLSQELNSLDKLKNEPQMQKFLIWVQKQNPSKRVRVHRQNF is encoded by the coding sequence ATGATTTGTCAATTATGTGAACGAGATGTTGAGCGTTTAACGATTCATCACCTAATTCCTCGACAGAAGGCAAAAAAGAAAAAAGCCGAGACAATTCCCACCGCCATGATTTGTTCTGCTTGTCATCGACAAATCCATTCTCTGTTTGACAATACCCACTTATCCCAAGAACTCAATTCTTTGGATAAGCTAAAAAATGAACCTCAAATGCAGAAATTTTTAATCTGGGTGCAGAAGCAAAATCCTTCTAAACGGGTACGAGTGCATCGTCAAAATTTCTAG
- the rplL gene encoding 50S ribosomal protein L7/L12 → MSATTDEILEKLKSLTLLEASELVKQIEDTFGVSAAAPAGGMMMMPGMAAAGAPGAAAEEAEEKTEFDVILEEVPADKKIAILKVVRTMTGLGLKEAKDMVESAPKPIKEGVAKESAEEAKKQLEEAGAKVSVK, encoded by the coding sequence ATGTCTGCTACAACCGACGAAATCTTGGAAAAGCTAAAATCCCTGACGTTACTCGAAGCGTCGGAATTAGTTAAGCAAATCGAGGACACCTTTGGCGTTAGCGCGGCTGCTCCTGCGGGTGGCATGATGATGATGCCCGGAATGGCAGCGGCTGGTGCGCCTGGTGCTGCGGCGGAAGAGGCGGAAGAGAAGACAGAATTTGATGTCATCTTAGAAGAAGTTCCCGCTGATAAGAAGATTGCTATCCTGAAAGTCGTGCGAACCATGACTGGGTTGGGACTCAAGGAAGCCAAAGATATGGTCGAGTCTGCGCCCAAGCCGATTAAAGAAGGGGTAGCAAAAGAATCCGCAGAAGAAGCCAAGAAGCAGCTTGAAGAAGCTGGTGCTAAGGTTTCCGTGAAATAG
- the secE gene encoding preprotein translocase subunit SecE, with protein MAKKTKTETESQQKTSGFNVVTFLQETKEELSKVVWPSRQQLISESAAVLLMVVLSATLIYLVDGLFLWASQQVFG; from the coding sequence GTGGCAAAGAAAACTAAAACGGAAACAGAGTCTCAGCAAAAAACCTCTGGGTTTAATGTTGTAACGTTTCTTCAAGAAACCAAAGAGGAACTCAGTAAAGTCGTATGGCCCTCTCGGCAGCAACTGATTAGCGAATCGGCTGCCGTGTTATTGATGGTCGTTCTATCAGCCACCCTAATTTATTTAGTGGATGGCTTATTCTTGTGGGCATCACAACAGGTATTTGGATGA